A region from the Biomphalaria glabrata chromosome 14, xgBioGlab47.1, whole genome shotgun sequence genome encodes:
- the LOC106072373 gene encoding uncharacterized protein LOC106072373 isoform X1 has translation MNYNSALFTLIVIQSSAVLLRDDKVVERLTINDNLRSSVECGSNFTKGVEQLTIHGAVNISGIEVYSIAFEILHSGSKEPLECNIINQTTNLSSNRPECGYQQDPTDLNIGKFTYRIALTEKYSLAVFKATLNFKKGSEDDSEIKNIKLPKVLHFQPEDLRYEIYIDDQPLGNKTNVSMPDHKSNLKIKYHSLHGKKFTTKMEITYSNRTYTLKDGKEYWLNWSISDCRECNVTVRFFICTNLTNETCIIFINRSTGSRESLNYNYFYIGFVILPPIIVLAILCKKRKCKGKKKSNTSEKPDSKDYNQSEPKNSKIYIVFLVYLMTINSHQIKALAKCIQKLEHESPYLVIVVHMLSNGAKEINAYIHSKTCLTDIFIYEVNAPVEEYFAKKEDILLNLRKFIDDDEIYTDIHTSLNQNIVIIDVSEKLITTTEKSILSLFSKEKGKLIEKVPLNTGAEITNKIISNNVKVDTKRNILSRNNSCSNQVTTAPDVSLPGSQSLCSPSHPTNFQPFIVKQAECQSNYINIENESFAKDEDNHKKSISVNEISKKGLDFFSNLFNVKKPQEITRNNVELDRNHPKVTYMDDNVKIKTAERTPLVNPSKSTERKNEIETAVKQSMLGRRNSSKSIDLKESIEKQLLEEKNTSETDPQNKLNDHVKLFVSNILTDIDPDSEQLNDIFYLFLRKAESSKIKDYKDTYWLVELIQFIFKTFEKNNANASNFLSNFLYHMLTILINKKLADAYLVVEIKNKILNLTPNEMENNIPKKNDNFNLNQVDKKRTENGKYKSRIDGKENLRADENETT, from the exons ATGAATTATAATTCGGCATTATTCACTCTCATTGTAATACAATCTTCTGCAGTTCTCTTAAGAg atgacaAAGTTGTTGAACGCCTAACAATAAATGATAACTTACGAAGTTCTGTAGAATGTGGATCTAATTTTACCAAAGGAGTGGAGCAACTAACAATCCATGGTGCAGTCAATATTTCTGGTATAGAGGTTTACTCTATTGCATTTGAAATTCTGCATTCTGGGAGCAAAGAGCCTTTA gaatgcAATATTATAAACCAAACAACCAATCTGAGTTCGAACCGACCTGAATGCGGATATCAACAAGACCCCACAGACTTAAATATAGGGAAATTCACCTATCGGATTGCCCTTACAGAAAAGTATAGTTTGGCAGTTTTCAAGGCAactcttaattttaaaaagggtTCCGAAGACGACAGCGAGATAAAAAATATCAAGTTGCCTAAAGTTCTTCATTTCC AACCAGAAGATTTAAGATATGAAATTTACATTGATGATCAGCCACTTGGCAACAAAACCAACGTCTCTATGCCAGACCATAAAAGCAACTTAAAAATCAAGTATCATAGTTTGCATGGGAAAAAGTTCACAACTAAAATGGAAATAACATACAGTAATAGAACATATACTTTAAAAGACGGCAAAGAATATTGGCTTAATTGGAGTATTTCCGATTGTAGAGAATGTAATGTCACTGTAAGATTTTTCATCTGCACTAATTTGACCAATGAGACATGTatcatttttataaatagaagtaccg GGTCAAGAGAAAGCTTGAATTATAACTATTTCTACATTGGATTTGTGATTTTACCTCCAATAATAGTTTT AGCAATTTTATGCAAGAAACGAAAAtgtaaaggaaaaaaa aaaTCTAACACCAGCGAAAAGCCTGATTCAAAAG ATTACAACCAATCTGAGCCAAAGAAtagtaaaatatatattgtttttcttgtttacctGATGACGATAAACTCACACCAAATCAAGGCTTTAGCTAAATGTATTCAGAAATTGGAACATGAAAGTCCATATTTAGTAATAGTAGTACACATGTTAAGCAACGGAGCAAAGGAAATAAATGCGTATATTCATTCTAAAACATGTTTAACAGACATATTCATTTATGAAGTGAATGCACCTGTTGAAGAATATTTcgcaaaaaaagaagatatctTGCTTAATTTACGGAAATTTATTGATGATGATGAGATATACACAGATATACACACGTCCCTCAAccaaaatattgttattattgacgTTTCTGAAAAACTTATAACAACAACAGAGAAGTCTATATTGTCTcttttttctaaagaaaaaggaaaattaattgAAAAAGTACCTTTAAATACTGGAGcagaaataacaaataaaataatctctAACAATGTGAAGGTTGATACTAAAAGAAACATTCTTTCTCGA AACAACAGCTGTTCAAATCAAGTCACTA CAGCGCCAGATGTGTCCTTACCTGGATCTCAAAGTTTGTGTTCGCCATCTCATCCAACCAACTTCCAACCTTTTATTGTTAAGCAAGCTGAATGTCAAtcaaattatattaatattgaaaACGAGAGTTTTGCTAAAGATGAAGATAACCATAAAAAAAGTATTAGTGTAAATGAAATATCTAAAAAGggtttggattttttttcaaatctttttaaTGTAAAGAAGCCACAAGAAATCACAAGAAATAATGTTGAATTAGACAGGAATCATCCAAAAGTAACTTACATGGACGACAATGTTAAAATCAAAACTGCTGAAAGAACGCCCCTTGTCAACCCTTCTAAAAgtacagaaagaaaaaatgaaatagaaactgCAGTAAAACAAAGCATGCTTGGAAGAAGAAATTCCAGTAAAAGTATCGATTTAAAGGAGTCGATTGAAAAACAATTACTAGAGGAAAAAAATACATCAGAGACAGATCCACAAAACAAGTTAAATGATCATGTAAAACTTTTTGTTAGTAATATATTAACTGACATAGACCCAGATAGTGAACaattaaatgatattttttatttatttttaagaaaagcAGAGTCGTCAAAAATCAAGGACTACAAAGATACATATTGGTTAGTTGAattaattcaatttatttttaaaacttttgaaaaaaataatgcaaatgcATCTAATTTTTTGAGCAATTTTTTATATCATATGTTAACAattcttataaataaaaaattagctgACGCATATTTGGTTGtcgaaataaaaaacaagatatTAAATCTAACACCAAATGAGATGGAAAACAACATTCCAAAGAAAAATGATAATTTCAATTTAAATCAAGTGGATAAAAAAAGGACAGAAAATGGTAAATACAAAAGTAGAATCGATGGCAAGGAAAATCTAAGAGCTGACGAAAATGAAACTACATAG
- the LOC106072373 gene encoding uncharacterized protein LOC106072373 isoform X2 gives MNYNSALFTLIVIQSSAVLLRDDKVVERLTINDNLRSSVECGSNFTKGVEQLTIHGAVNISGIEVYSIAFEILHSGSKEPLECNIINQTTNLSSNRPECGYQQDPTDLNIGKFTYRIALTEKYSLAVFKATLNFKKGSEDDSEIKNIKLPKVLHFQPEDLRYEIYIDDQPLGNKTNVSMPDHKSNLKIKYHSLHGKKFTTKMEITYSNRTYTLKDGKEYWLNWSISDCRECNVTVRFFICTNLTNETCIIFINRSTGSRESLNYNYFYIGFVILPPIIVLAILCKKRKCKGKKKSNTSEKPDSKDYNQSEPKNSKIYIVFLVYLMTINSHQIKALAKCIQKLEHESPYLVIVVHMLSNGAKEINAYIHSKTCLTDIFIYEVNAPVEEYFAKKEDILLNLRKFIDDDEIYTDIHTSLNQNIVIIDVSEKLITTTEKSILSLFSKEKGKLIEKVPLNTGAEITNKIISNNVKVDTKRNILSRNNSCSNQVTTPDVSLPGSQSLCSPSHPTNFQPFIVKQAECQSNYINIENESFAKDEDNHKKSISVNEISKKGLDFFSNLFNVKKPQEITRNNVELDRNHPKVTYMDDNVKIKTAERTPLVNPSKSTERKNEIETAVKQSMLGRRNSSKSIDLKESIEKQLLEEKNTSETDPQNKLNDHVKLFVSNILTDIDPDSEQLNDIFYLFLRKAESSKIKDYKDTYWLVELIQFIFKTFEKNNANASNFLSNFLYHMLTILINKKLADAYLVVEIKNKILNLTPNEMENNIPKKNDNFNLNQVDKKRTENGKYKSRIDGKENLRADENETT, from the exons ATGAATTATAATTCGGCATTATTCACTCTCATTGTAATACAATCTTCTGCAGTTCTCTTAAGAg atgacaAAGTTGTTGAACGCCTAACAATAAATGATAACTTACGAAGTTCTGTAGAATGTGGATCTAATTTTACCAAAGGAGTGGAGCAACTAACAATCCATGGTGCAGTCAATATTTCTGGTATAGAGGTTTACTCTATTGCATTTGAAATTCTGCATTCTGGGAGCAAAGAGCCTTTA gaatgcAATATTATAAACCAAACAACCAATCTGAGTTCGAACCGACCTGAATGCGGATATCAACAAGACCCCACAGACTTAAATATAGGGAAATTCACCTATCGGATTGCCCTTACAGAAAAGTATAGTTTGGCAGTTTTCAAGGCAactcttaattttaaaaagggtTCCGAAGACGACAGCGAGATAAAAAATATCAAGTTGCCTAAAGTTCTTCATTTCC AACCAGAAGATTTAAGATATGAAATTTACATTGATGATCAGCCACTTGGCAACAAAACCAACGTCTCTATGCCAGACCATAAAAGCAACTTAAAAATCAAGTATCATAGTTTGCATGGGAAAAAGTTCACAACTAAAATGGAAATAACATACAGTAATAGAACATATACTTTAAAAGACGGCAAAGAATATTGGCTTAATTGGAGTATTTCCGATTGTAGAGAATGTAATGTCACTGTAAGATTTTTCATCTGCACTAATTTGACCAATGAGACATGTatcatttttataaatagaagtaccg GGTCAAGAGAAAGCTTGAATTATAACTATTTCTACATTGGATTTGTGATTTTACCTCCAATAATAGTTTT AGCAATTTTATGCAAGAAACGAAAAtgtaaaggaaaaaaa aaaTCTAACACCAGCGAAAAGCCTGATTCAAAAG ATTACAACCAATCTGAGCCAAAGAAtagtaaaatatatattgtttttcttgtttacctGATGACGATAAACTCACACCAAATCAAGGCTTTAGCTAAATGTATTCAGAAATTGGAACATGAAAGTCCATATTTAGTAATAGTAGTACACATGTTAAGCAACGGAGCAAAGGAAATAAATGCGTATATTCATTCTAAAACATGTTTAACAGACATATTCATTTATGAAGTGAATGCACCTGTTGAAGAATATTTcgcaaaaaaagaagatatctTGCTTAATTTACGGAAATTTATTGATGATGATGAGATATACACAGATATACACACGTCCCTCAAccaaaatattgttattattgacgTTTCTGAAAAACTTATAACAACAACAGAGAAGTCTATATTGTCTcttttttctaaagaaaaaggaaaattaattgAAAAAGTACCTTTAAATACTGGAGcagaaataacaaataaaataatctctAACAATGTGAAGGTTGATACTAAAAGAAACATTCTTTCTCGA AACAACAGCTGTTCAAATCAAGTCACTA CGCCAGATGTGTCCTTACCTGGATCTCAAAGTTTGTGTTCGCCATCTCATCCAACCAACTTCCAACCTTTTATTGTTAAGCAAGCTGAATGTCAAtcaaattatattaatattgaaaACGAGAGTTTTGCTAAAGATGAAGATAACCATAAAAAAAGTATTAGTGTAAATGAAATATCTAAAAAGggtttggattttttttcaaatctttttaaTGTAAAGAAGCCACAAGAAATCACAAGAAATAATGTTGAATTAGACAGGAATCATCCAAAAGTAACTTACATGGACGACAATGTTAAAATCAAAACTGCTGAAAGAACGCCCCTTGTCAACCCTTCTAAAAgtacagaaagaaaaaatgaaatagaaactgCAGTAAAACAAAGCATGCTTGGAAGAAGAAATTCCAGTAAAAGTATCGATTTAAAGGAGTCGATTGAAAAACAATTACTAGAGGAAAAAAATACATCAGAGACAGATCCACAAAACAAGTTAAATGATCATGTAAAACTTTTTGTTAGTAATATATTAACTGACATAGACCCAGATAGTGAACaattaaatgatattttttatttatttttaagaaaagcAGAGTCGTCAAAAATCAAGGACTACAAAGATACATATTGGTTAGTTGAattaattcaatttatttttaaaacttttgaaaaaaataatgcaaatgcATCTAATTTTTTGAGCAATTTTTTATATCATATGTTAACAattcttataaataaaaaattagctgACGCATATTTGGTTGtcgaaataaaaaacaagatatTAAATCTAACACCAAATGAGATGGAAAACAACATTCCAAAGAAAAATGATAATTTCAATTTAAATCAAGTGGATAAAAAAAGGACAGAAAATGGTAAATACAAAAGTAGAATCGATGGCAAGGAAAATCTAAGAGCTGACGAAAATGAAACTACATAG